The Streptomyces sp. NBC_00454 DNA segment TCCGTCCTGGACGAGCACCGCCCTGGTCCTGCTCCCGGAGACGGCCCGGCGTTCTTCCGCGCGCTCGCTGTCAAAGCCGCCTATCCCACTGAAGCGGCCCAGGCCGCCGATCCGCCCGGCACGATCGCCGCCTACGCCGCCGACCGCGTGGCCACCGAGACCGTACGCACCGGCCGGCCACTGCTGATCGCCCACGCCGACGACAGCGATCTGGCGCGCATCGCCCGCGACAGCCACTCTGCCGGCCTGCTGGCCAGCGCCGGCGTGCATTCCTACATGTCGGTCCCGCTCATCGCACGCGGCCAGGTCCTCGGCTTCCTGGGGCTCACACGGGCCCGCAACCCGGTGCCCTTCTGCGAGGACGACCTCGCCCTCGCCGTTGAGCTGGCTTCCCGTGCCGCCGTGTGCATCGACAACGCCCGCACGCACCAGAGCGTGCGCAACGCCGCCGAGACCCTGCAGCGCAGCCTGCTCCCCAGCCACCCGGCACATCTTCCCGGTCTGCAGATCGCCTCCCGGTACCGGCCCGCGCAGGCCACGTACGAGATCGGCGGCGACTGGTACGACGTCCTCCCCCTCGATCACGACAAGACCGCACTCGTAGTGGGCGACGTCATGGGCAGCGGCATCGACGCCGCCGCCACCATGGGCCGCCTGCGCACCGCCACCAGCGCCTTTGCCGACCTCGACCTCAACCCCGACCAGGTCCTCCAGCACCTCGACAAGATCACCTCAGGGCTGGAGCACTACATCGCCACCTGCGTCTACGCCGTCTACGATCCCCACCGCGCCGAGTGCCGCATCGCCAACGCCGGCCACCTGCCGCCCGTCCTCGTACCCAGCGGCAAGCACCCCGAACTCCTCGGCCTGCCCACCGGTACCCCGCTCGGAGTCGGCGGCGTCCCCTTCGAGACCACCACCTTCGGCCTCGGCCCCGGCGACCAACTGGTCCTGTACACCGACGGGCTGGTCGAAACCCGCCACAACCCCATCGACGAGCGACTCGAAGCCCTCCTCGACCTGCTCGACGTGCCTGATCGTTCCCTGGAAGAGACCTGCGACCGGCTCCTGCGCGAACTCCGGCGTCCCGACGACCCGGATGACGTCGCCCTGCTCATCTGCCGCACGCAGCCCTTCGCACTCGGCACCGAGCCCCCTCAGCGGTGATCCTCAATGCCATCCCCAACGAGTACTGTCCGCCGTTCATGGCGTCCGCGTCGGTCAGTGGGTGCGGAGACTGCTGGTGTACACGTCCGTACGGTTCTGTGGTGCGTCGGAGTTGGCTTCGGTGAGCACCGCCCGCACTCCCTTGCCGTCCGCGACCAGGCCTTGGTAGTCGCCGAGGAAGTAGCCCCCGGCGAACGGCGCCTGCAGCCAGTCGAAGACCCGTGAGATCCGTCGTTCGGTCCGGAGCTCCGGGTTTCCGTCCGGCAGTGTGGCCAACTGATAGGCGGTGGGCAGGGTGGTGGTGTCGCCCGGCTTGAGGAAGCGCAGGTCGTAGTAGGTGAGAGCGACCGTGCCCCGCTCGTCGACCGCGATCGACGGGGAGAAGGCGGGCACGTCCTCGGGGCTGATCAGCTCGGGGGTCCCCCAGGTACGTCCGCCGTCGGTGGAGCGCACGAGCTGGACGGAGTCGAACCTGCCGCCGGAGAAGTCCGAGCCCTCGTAAGCCATGTACAGCGCGCCCGACTTGGGGTCGACGGCCGGGCTGGGCAGGGTGGCCGCGGCGCGCAGCGGTTTGGTGGGGTCGTTCGGGTCGACCTCCGGGACGGAGGTGTCGCGGGCCACCGTGGCCGGGGCGCTCCAGGTTTCTCCGGCGTCGGTGGAGGTGACCACCTCGTAGCGGGCTTCGGTGACGGTGCCCAGGTCGTCGGCGTAGGTGATCCGGTCGTAGAAGTCGTACAGGGTGCCGGTGCGCCGGTCGACGACGATCGCATGGCCGATGGTCTGGGTGTTGGGGACGGCGCCGGTGTCGACGAACCGCCGGGCCTCGCTCCAGGTGCGGCCGCCGTCGCGGGTGAGGGAGATGTAGCCGGGGCCGTCGAGGGAGCTGGGGCCGGGCGGGTCGTTGTAGAGGCGGTCCCAGACCTGGTAGGCGGTGCCTTCGCGGATCGGGTCGGCGGTGATCGAGGGCTTGTCGTTGAAGAACGGCTGCTCGTCGACGTGGGTGGTGGTCAGGTTCTGCCAGGTGCGGCCGCCGTCGTGGGACGTGGCGGCCAGGAGGGCGCTGCGCGTACTCCTGGTGAAGTCGACGCCTTCCCCGCTCGCGTACACGGTGCCGTCCGGGCCGGTGCTCACCCAGGGGTCGGAGGCCCGCTCGTAATCCGCGCCGCCGGGGGCGCACAAGCTGAACGGCAGCGTGCTCCGGTGGAAGGTGTGGCCGTCGGTGGCCCAGGAGGCCACCAGGCCGCGGGCGGCGCCATCGTTCCAGCGGTCCTGCTGGTACACGGTGACCACGCGTTTTGGGTCGCGCGGATCGACGGACAGGTACGGCTCGACCTCGGTGCCCGGGTAGACGGTGCTCTCGGGGGAGATCGCGCCGATGGTGCAGTGTGCGTACGGGTCGCCGTGCGACACCTTGACCAGTGGTGTGCCGTCGGGGTTCCGGTCTGCCGCGGCGGGGGTCGCGCCGGTGACCGTGACGAGCAGGAGCGCGGCGGTGGTGACGGCGGTCAGGGGCAGGAAGACGCGGCGCATGCGGGATCTCCTCCGGGCCTGTCGGCCGGGGTACGGGACCGCCGTCATCGGGGCGGCCTGGGGCGCGGAGGCGTACCGGAACGCGAGGGTGGGGCGACTCCTTTCGCTCCTTTTCGGCGTGGCAGCCGGTGGCCTTGATGGGCCGAACGACGGAGTCGTCCCCTTGGTCGTCCCCCGGGGCCGTCGAGGGGCACGGCGGAGCCGACCGGCGGGTGCACCGTGCCGGTCGGCTCCTTGGTCGTGCTGTTGCTGCGCGCGCTGTTACGGCGCCGTCTCGTAGGTCCCCGGAGAGGGCCGTGGGCGTGGGCCACGTGCCGGTTGGCGATGCCGGCGGGGTAGGCCCAGGAATACAGCCAGGAAATGCGAACGACCTCGTCGGTCACCGGATGACGACGTGGCCGACGCCGTCCAGGACGGCGGTGAGCTCGGTGTTCAGGACAGCGCCGACCGCCTCGAAGCGGTGATGGCCTTGACTTCGAGACGGTCGGCGCCCACCACAGCGCGTGCCGCAGTGTCGGGACGGGCGCGGGCGAGATCCACCAACGGTGACCGAGCGGTCAAGTGATCGCCGGCGTGGTCCCGTCAGGCAGCGCGCAGTAGTAGCTGGCGTAGGGGCGTGCAAGCACCTGTCCGCCGGCGGCCGTGCAGTCGTCTCTGGAGATGTTCGGAGACGAGGCGGCCCCGGCGCTGACAGCGCCGACGGCGCTCATGCCGGCAAGGGTCGCCGTGGCCAGGGCGAGGCCCAGGAATCTTCGTATGCGCATGACTTCCTCCTCCTCTCAGGCGCCTTCGTTCGGCCTTCGGGAAGGACAAGTCTCAAGACGACGGCGCCCTCTTACTCAGCATGGGCGCTCCGCATAAGGCCCGCGAGGCGAGGTCTGGGCGCCGCGCCCGGGCGGTGACTGCCCGGCTCCGGAGAGGCATGAGGTCACCGACTTCGACCGGCCGCATCGGTCCGCCGTGTGCGCGTGCGCGGCGGTAGAAGCCGGGCAGCGTCGATGTCTTTGGCGTCGAGACTGCCCACCGGGGCCGCGTTGTGTCCGGGCGGGCCGGGGGTTGAGGAGGAGACGATCCGTCTAACGCGGTTCGTAGGCCGCCGACCGGCAGGCACCGGTCGCGGCGCCGCCCGCCACTCCGGCCCCGGTCAGCCCCGTCACACAACTCTGCAGGTCTCCGACCACGCCACGGCCACAGGCCGCTGCGACGGAGTCGGAATCGGTGGCACCGGCCAGTTCGGCCATCTGCGTGCAGGCGGGGATGTCCGCCCGGGCCACGGGAGCGGCGAGTACCGCGCCGCCGAGGGTAAGGGTCAGGCCGGTGAGCGCACCGGCGATACGGGTCGACGTGCGCATGGGACGTACCTGCCTTCCGGGTTGGTCGCGCGGTCCTGGTCCCGGCGGGCCGGATCCACGCGGTGGGGCCGCCTGGCGACGCTCGGTGAGTGGTGCCATCGGCCGGCGGGCTCACAGACTGCCCGCACGCTTCTGCGTCGCTTCCGTGGATCCGCACCGGGACATGGTCGCCAGGCCGAAGGAGCGGGCGCGGACCGGAGGAGACGCACTCGGACCTCCAGTCGCGGACTCCTCACTCCAGCGTCGCATCCTCTCCCCCACCCGTCCTGGGCACCCGGGGAAGCGGCCGCGCTGAGTAACTGCGATGGTGCGGAGCGCGCTGGCCGGCCTTCGCTTCCCCGCCCCGCCCAAGGATCCGCACCGACCGCCGTTTTCGCCCTGCCACCCGAACGGCCCAACAGGACGTGCCCCCCACATGGGTGAGAAACTGGCTAGTGCCCCAACCGAGGCAATCCGTGAAAGGGGAACCACATGCGCATTCGACGAATTATCGCTGCCGTCATCGCCACGGTAGCCCTCGCCGGACTCGGCCTCACAGGTGCCGCCACCGCCACCGCCGCCGCACAGAGTGCCCCATCCGTCGTCACCCCTTCTGAGTGCAAGCAGGGCGGCGGAACGGCCGCGGTCAACGACGCGGGCAATTACTGCAAGGGCGGTATGTACGACGGGGAGCAAGTCGACTGAACCCCACAAGGCGCCCCACAGCCACGCGCCGCGGGGCGCTCCTGCGCGAGCGTAGCCGGGAGAGGCTGCGTGATCAGCGTCTGCGTCATCAGTGCTACTCGGGCACCCCAATGCGAACTGGGCCGTGATGCTGGCCCTGGCAGGGGTTGTTGTCCTCTCGCCCAAGACTCCCTGTGGTCCCCGTGATGGAAGCCTGGTGAACGGCGTCCAGGACGCCGTCCCTTCTGCCAGCAGGTGATCCCCCGGATCGCCGTTCCCGAGGGGATCGCCACATACGAGCCGGCCAGGGCGGCGGCGCTCGTCGACGAGGAGCGCGAACGCCTGCTCGTCGCCGTCGGCCGACCTCGCGGGCTGGCTGGGCCCACACTCCAGAACACCCGCCGACGGCCGGGCACACGGTGCTCCATGCGCTGCTCGGCGATACCACCGGGGCGTGGCGAGTCGCCGACCGGCTGGCGATCCCGTCGCACCGCGCGGTCGCGTTCACGGCCGTCGCGGGGTACCTGGCCCGGGTGCCGGTCCGCGTGACCGCCTTCAGGAACCCGGTGGATGCGGACCCGCTGATCCACACGATCCGCGCCCTCGCGCTCGCCGCCTCCCCACAGACCCCTGGCGACGACCGGGCCGCGGCCCGGTTCGTACGGCAGGCCCTGGAGGGCGACGGCTGGCACCATGCCCTGCCGGTCCTGGCCCGCATCGCGCCGGAGGCGGTCGTACGGGTGCGCGACATCTCCCTGACCCACCTGCGGAACGGAGCACGGCCTTCTACTCCTCCACCAGGAGCTTCTGGTTCAGCTCCGCCAGGAGTGGTTTGAGGGACTCGCGGAACTCGGCACTCTCCGACACCTCGTCCTCCGCCCCGAGCGTGTCCGCTGCCGAGGAGGCGTCATCGGTGTCCGGCGGCTCCAGACGCAGCGCGGGGTAGGCGTTCGCCGCGTCCAGGCCCTCAAGGACCTCTGCCTCCGAGATGCCGAGCTGCTCCGCCAGCTCGTGCACGGTGGGTGGGCGCCCGTGCTGCTGTGAGAGTTCCACCGTCGCCCTGGTCAGTGTCAGCCGCCGCTCCTGGAGCCGCCTCGGGACGCGTACCGCCCAGCTCTTGTCGCGGAGGTGGCGCTTTATCTCGCCTACGACGGTCGGGACGGCGTACGTCGAGAACTCGATGCCCCGCTCCGGGTCGAACCGGTCCACCGACTTGATCAGGCCCATCGTGGCGATCTCGGTGAGGTCGTCGAGCGGTTCGCCGCGGTTGCGGAAGCGCCGCGCCAGGTGATCGACCAGGGGCAGGTGCATCCGGACGAGCTGGTTGCGCAGTTCGGCCTTCTTCGGCGCACCGTCGGGCAGCCTGCGCAGCTCACCGAACATCGCCTGGGCCGTGCTGCTGCGGTCCTGCGGGTG contains these protein-coding regions:
- a CDS encoding SpoIIE family protein phosphatase, whose protein sequence is MSASEGGRAEAGQPEGGAPQPSGLMDLLSVAAVLLDADGRIVLWSPQAEELYGYTAEEALGQYAAPLLVREQHWELLIELFAHVMATGESWAGAFPIRHKDGSTRLVEFRNMRLLDDRGDFYALGLATDEPTLRELERDIALSTRLVSQSPIGLAILDTDLRYVAVNPALERMHGIPAKDHLGRHYREIMTAAKFGVPEAAMTEVLKTGIPMVDQSTIVGHTPGDPDQHAWSISLYRLEDPQGRVLGVADLVVDVTDRYQAAMAAAEARRRLALIADGSARIGTTLEVEQTARELAEVIVPELADVVAVDVLDSVLDEHRPGPAPGDGPAFFRALAVKAAYPTEAAQAADPPGTIAAYAADRVATETVRTGRPLLIAHADDSDLARIARDSHSAGLLASAGVHSYMSVPLIARGQVLGFLGLTRARNPVPFCEDDLALAVELASRAAVCIDNARTHQSVRNAAETLQRSLLPSHPAHLPGLQIASRYRPAQATYEIGGDWYDVLPLDHDKTALVVGDVMGSGIDAAATMGRLRTATSAFADLDLNPDQVLQHLDKITSGLEHYIATCVYAVYDPHRAECRIANAGHLPPVLVPSGKHPELLGLPTGTPLGVGGVPFETTTFGLGPGDQLVLYTDGLVETRHNPIDERLEALLDLLDVPDRSLEETCDRLLRELRRPDDPDDVALLICRTQPFALGTEPPQR
- a CDS encoding sialidase family protein translates to MRRVFLPLTAVTTAALLLVTVTGATPAAADRNPDGTPLVKVSHGDPYAHCTIGAISPESTVYPGTEVEPYLSVDPRDPKRVVTVYQQDRWNDGAARGLVASWATDGHTFHRSTLPFSLCAPGGADYERASDPWVSTGPDGTVYASGEGVDFTRSTRSALLAATSHDGGRTWQNLTTTHVDEQPFFNDKPSITADPIREGTAYQVWDRLYNDPPGPSSLDGPGYISLTRDGGRTWSEARRFVDTGAVPNTQTIGHAIVVDRRTGTLYDFYDRITYADDLGTVTEARYEVVTSTDAGETWSAPATVARDTSVPEVDPNDPTKPLRAAATLPSPAVDPKSGALYMAYEGSDFSGGRFDSVQLVRSTDGGRTWGTPELISPEDVPAFSPSIAVDERGTVALTYYDLRFLKPGDTTTLPTAYQLATLPDGNPELRTERRISRVFDWLQAPFAGGYFLGDYQGLVADGKGVRAVLTEANSDAPQNRTDVYTSSLRTH
- a CDS encoding sigma-70 family RNA polymerase sigma factor, which translates into the protein MTGPTGPTNPTDPARTASDADPAVLSHDPESDPELRLLLEEAVDQADQAIGPFFDVEAGLDRLRSRIPEQLTPPHPQDRSSTAQAMFGELRRLPDGAPKKAELRNQLVRMHLPLVDHLARRFRNRGEPLDDLTEIATMGLIKSVDRFDPERGIEFSTYAVPTVVGEIKRHLRDKSWAVRVPRRLQERRLTLTRATVELSQQHGRPPTVHELAEQLGISEAEVLEGLDAANAYPALRLEPPDTDDASSAADTLGAEDEVSESAEFRESLKPLLAELNQKLLVEE